A stretch of the Lolium perenne isolate Kyuss_39 chromosome 3, Kyuss_2.0, whole genome shotgun sequence genome encodes the following:
- the LOC127340763 gene encoding uncharacterized protein yields the protein MTLLAAITNPTPATTAAYLVLTPAPPPPPTSSALPTPIPPTVWSLAPADPTLATAAASLATAAASLAASLSASSLTAPRFRALLASFLAAFSHSLSLPPPSPNLPLAVRATAPYLPATLAALIASTASHLSDHDIVLALADTRAIPHPQSDLLATLADAARPDLVCAVLRQAADLRASELLAALRCFLSPASDAAYDAMAAVKGRWKDAALLAVSKCKDKNAGKKETAAARQAALLLMMGHDGFTSPEVCLHYLLASRAADCVDSVVLAAAVAELDGAEVAALLSYLSKWVGKYWRFPVARACPTEMPGLEQCESVPSLGAVTRAMGLVLDQHFSHLVLNAELRKELCAAEAMVKELAVEAESSGPILDLLHRMQQAV from the coding sequence ATGACGCTCCTCGCCGCCATCACCAACCCCACCCCGGCCACCACCGCCGCCTACCTCGTGCTCAcccctgcgccgccgccgcctccgaccTCCTCCGCGCTCCCCACCCCGATCCCACCCACCGTCTGGTCCCTCGCCCCCGCCGACCCAAccctcgccaccgccgccgcctccctcgccaccgccgccgcctccctcgcCGCCTCCCTCTCCGCCTCCTCCCTCACCGCCCCGCGCTTCCGCGCCCTCCTCGCCTCCTTCCTCGCCGCCTTCTCCCACTCCCTCTCCCTCCCGCCCCCCTCCCCCAACCTCCCCCTCGCGGTCCGCGCCACCGCGCCCTACCTCCCCGCCACCCTCGCCGCCCTCATCGCCTCCACTGCATCCCACCTCTCCGACCACGACATCGTGCTCGCCCTCGCGGACACCCGCGCCATCCCGCACCCGCAGTCTGACCTCCTCGCCACCCTCGCCGACGCCGCCCGCCCCGACCTCGTCTGCGCCGTGCTCCGCCAGGCCGCCGACCTCCGCGCCTCCGAGCTCCTCGCCGCGCTCCGCTGCTTCCTCTCCccggcctccgacgccgcctACGACGCCATGGCGGCCGTCAAGGGCCGCTGGAAGGACGCCGCGCTGCTCGCCGTCAGCAAGTGCAAGGACAAGAACGCGGGGAAGAAGGAGACCGCTGCCGCGCGCCAGGCCGCATTGCTGCTCATGATGGGGCACGACGGGTTCACCTCCCCTGAGGTCTGCCTGCACTACCTGCTCGCGTCGAGGGCCGCCGACTGCGTCGACTCCGTGGTCCTCGCCGCGGCCGTGGCCGAGCTGGACGGCGCGGAGGTGGCTGCCCTGTTGAGCTACCTCTCCAAGTGGGTAGGCAAGTACTGGAGGTTCCCGGTGGCGCGGGCCTGCCCGACGGAGATGCCGGGGCTGGAGCAGTGCGAGAGCGTGCCGTCGCTCGGGGCTGTGACCAGGGCTATGGGGTTGGTGCTGGACCAGCATTTCTCCCACCTTGTGCTGAATGCGGAGCTGCGCAAGGAGTTGTGTGCCGCGGAGGCGATGGTGAAAGAGCTGGCTGTCGAGGCCGAGTCTTCCGGTCCAATCCTCGACTTGCTGCACCGTATGCAGCAAGCTGTGTGA
- the LOC127339075 gene encoding uncharacterized protein, with amino-acid sequence MEPRFLVVKDADVYKEGPYRWISVTSRNMEISGFQTIPATTSSLLLAFERFNHSSILPNGMFENASNLGVLVLCSCAFNFASPPFRMCQSLRFLGLDHCTTSKIGEEENHNHTEWAWLYNLLVLDLRYTDWDEILSVEKMSLMTNITELNIEGVRCWQYTAQLQGRLPNLQRLRITRLTCPWVTSNDFDDSFIDKTCMEILDLSGNSDMKNLPASLSKASSLQMLVLDGCDGLESVGVPSRLPASLRCFSFDGYGPTSQRTLTTELPLKHFRPSTAEDEKDIMTSKISLEGCTELGNLFVRGLNNLVELDLSGTAIKILDFKTMVVQVPRLKRLFLIGCEHLRAINSLHVTSLELICIDTRARISRPRPSIDADKCFGLQLHAIALDARISYSLKKLLLPSPDLVRVPTEDIYFNIHITSSPRVYDGVVKFEETNNEKFDHYDQGSLHQLIPAGKYIDVLSMVENTPMQAFPQPPATKLDRHMEIAEGSCYVESGLERELGLLMEIVESLHLHDVSIHATIRGAICRWSYIRWCRVERCPKLDTVFPSRCYGFSTLQTLWASDLLMARQIWSKGSPFGSLKNLQHLHLQSCPRLQFMIPVCGSSFPCLETLHIIRCGDLVHVFELNRWYPEDILSAMGFGLSFETIPLYPKEIISAGVLFPKLTTIHLHDLPKLKQISKVKMVAPALESIRIRGCWSLRGLPSVAARTQGEKKPAVEIEKDVWDALEWDAGQCPDHFEAPVHSRYYKKKLPRVSFLR; translated from the exons ATGGAGCCTCGTTTTCTGGTAGTTAAAGATGCTGATGTATACAAGGAAGGGCCATATCGTTGGATTTCAGTCACATCGAGAAATATGGAAATAAGTGGCTTCCAGACTATACCTGCAACGACATCATCTTTACTTTTGGCATTTGAAAGATTCAATCACTCATCAATTTTACCAAATGGCATGTTTGAAAATGCCAGCAACCTTGGTGTGTTAGTTCTCTGTTCTTGTGCCTTCAACTTTGCATCACCTCCTTTCCGAATGTGTCAAAGCCTCAGATTCCTTGGATTGGACCACTGCACAACTAGCAAAATAGGTGAAGAAGAAAATCATAATCATACAGAATGGGCATGGTTGTATAACCTTTTGGTGCTGGACCTCCGCTACACAGACTGGGATGAAATCTTATCTGTGGAGAAAATGAGTCTGATGACAAATATTACAGAACTAAATATAGAAGGAGTCAGATGTTGGCAGTATACAGCTCAGTTACAAGGACGGCTACCTAACCTTCAGAGGCTCCGAATAACCAGACTAACATGTCCATGGGTGACGTCAAATGATTTTGATGACTCATTTATAGACAAGACATGCATGGAAATACTTGATTTGTCGGGGAACAGTGACATGAAAAATCTTCCAGCAAGCCTATCAAAAGCGAGCAGCCTTCAGATGCTCGTACTTGATGGCTGTGATGGACTGGAAAGTGTTGGTGTCCCTAGCCGGCTACCGGCTTCCCTCAGGTGCTTTAGCTTTGATGGTTATGGGCCTACTTCCCAGCGTACACTAACCACTGAGCTACCTCTGAAACACTTTCGCCCGTCTACTGCAGAAGATGAGAAGGATATCATGACCTCCAAGATCTCCCTAGAAGGATGCACAGAATTGGGTAATCTGTTTGTGCGTGGGCTAAACAATCTCGTGGAACTGGACCTCTCAGGAACAGCAATCAAGATACTTGACTTCAAGACCATGGTGGTGCAAGTCCCAAGGCTCAAGCGGCTCTTTCTAATAGGATGCGAGCACCTTCGCGCAATCAATTCTTTGCACGTGACCAGTCTGGAGTTGATATGCATAGATACACGGGCTAGAATCAGTCGTCCTCGACCCTCCATCGACGCAGATAAATGCTTCGGCTTGCAGTTGCATGCTATTGCTCTGGATGCTAGGATTTCTTATTCTTTGAAGAAATTACTATTACCATCTCCTGATTTAGTAAGGGTTCCAACTGAGGATATTTATTTTAATATCCATATCACTTCCTCACCCCGCGTGTATGATGGGGTTGTTAAATTTGAAGAAACCAACAACGAGAAGTTTGACCACTATGATCAAGGGAGCTTGCACCAGCTTATTCCAGCAGGCAAGTACATCGATGTCCTTAGCATGGTTGAAAATACTCCGATGCAAGCTTTCCCGCAACCTCCGGCTACAAAGTTGGACCGACATATGGAGATTGCTGAAGGGAGCTGCTACGTGGAAAGCGGACTGGAGAGAGAACTTGGTCTGCTGATGGAGATTGTTGAATCCTTGCATTTGCACGATGTCTCCATACATGCTACTATTCGTGGCGCCATATGCAGGTGGAGCTACATCAGGTGGTGCCGCGTGGAGAGGTGCCCCAAGTTGGATACCGTCTTCCCTTCAAGGTGCTATGGATTTTCTACATTGCAGACCTTGTGGGCATCAGATCTCCTAATGGCCCGCCAGATTTGGAGTAAAGGTTCACCCTTTGGCTCCCTCAAAAATTTACAGCACCTCCACCTGCAATCTTGTCCGAGACTCCAGTTCATGATCCCTGTGTGTGGCTCCTCCTTCCCCTGCTTGGAGACGCTCCACATCATCCGCTGCGGTGACCTTGTGCACGTCTTTGAGCTGAACAGATGGTACCCGGAGGACATACTCTCCGCGATGGGTTTCGGTTTATCCTTCGAAACGATCCCCCTCTACCCCAAGGAAATAATCTCCGCCGGTGTACTATTCCCGAAGTTGACGACTATCCACCTGCATGACCTCCCGAAGTTGAAGCAGATTTCCAAGGTAAAAATGGTGGCCCCTGCGCTGGAGAGCATCAGGATCAGAGGATGCTGGAGTCTGCGCGGGCTGCCATCCGTGGCGGCCCGTACCCAAGGCGAGAAGAAGCCGGCTGTAGAGATTGAGAAGGATGTGTGGGACGCTCTGGAGTGGGACGCCGGCCAATGCCCGGACCACTTCGAGGCGCCCGTACACTCGCGCTACTACAAGAAGAAACTGCCCAGAGTCTCCTTCCTCAG GTGA